One stretch of Roseimicrobium sp. ORNL1 DNA includes these proteins:
- a CDS encoding alpha/beta hydrolase, translated as MSHPRSRFRRILGWCLRIILLLVLLVGTIAGVAWWYFHPAITETRGVVYTQRNGQDLTLDVYRPAHQNGATVLIMVSGSWKSNPKGFQPWMVSSLLRKGLTVVTVSHLSQPKASVMEIVADVQRATRYVRHHAAEYGIKPDRFGVVGGSSGGHLALMLATCGGPGDAAATDPVERESAAVQAAAVFFPVTDLLNLGPSTENAGDNGPPKSFRNAFGPDAMNPPSWQVIGRSISPIYHITAALPPIRIAHGDADTLVPLDQSIRFQAKAAELGHKVLLEVKPGQKHGWLTMLWDAHVFAGWFVEVLGRSE; from the coding sequence ATGAGTCACCCACGCTCCCGATTCCGCCGGATTCTCGGCTGGTGCCTGCGCATCATCTTGCTGCTGGTGCTCCTCGTGGGGACCATCGCGGGCGTGGCGTGGTGGTATTTCCATCCGGCGATCACGGAGACTCGTGGCGTTGTATACACCCAACGGAATGGCCAGGACCTCACGCTGGATGTCTATCGACCCGCTCACCAGAATGGCGCGACGGTGCTCATCATGGTGAGTGGAAGTTGGAAGTCGAATCCGAAGGGCTTCCAACCGTGGATGGTCTCCTCTCTCCTGCGCAAAGGATTGACCGTGGTGACGGTGTCGCACCTTTCCCAACCGAAGGCCAGTGTCATGGAAATCGTGGCGGATGTGCAGCGCGCCACACGCTATGTGCGGCATCATGCTGCTGAGTACGGCATCAAACCGGACCGATTCGGCGTGGTGGGCGGCAGCTCAGGTGGTCACTTGGCGTTGATGCTCGCTACCTGCGGTGGCCCCGGTGACGCCGCCGCGACGGATCCCGTGGAGCGCGAGTCTGCCGCCGTGCAGGCCGCGGCGGTCTTCTTTCCCGTCACCGACTTGCTGAACCTCGGTCCCTCCACGGAAAACGCCGGTGACAACGGCCCGCCCAAGAGCTTCCGCAACGCTTTTGGTCCAGATGCCATGAACCCGCCAAGCTGGCAGGTGATTGGCCGGTCCATTTCACCCATCTACCACATCACCGCCGCGCTCCCGCCCATCCGCATCGCGCATGGGGATGCGGATACCCTGGTGCCACTCGATCAATCCATCCGGTTCCAGGCGAAGGCGGCCGAGCTGGGGCACAAGGTCCTGCTGGAGGTGAAGCCCGGGCAGAAACACGGCTGGCTCACCATGCTGTGGGATGCGCACGTGTTCGCCGGGTGGTTTGTGGAGGTGCTGGGGAGGAGTGAGTGA
- a CDS encoding ABC transporter ATP-binding protein: protein MSGFLVFDNVHKHFGTTHAVDGVTLEIAKGETFSLLGPSGCGKTTLLRLAAGFERPDEGRILLDGEDITHLPPERRPVNTVFQNYALFPHLSVWENVAFGLRIAKRSRADIAREVEAMLTLTRLNEHARKRPAQLSGGQKQRVAIARALVNRPRVLLLDEPLAALDLKLRQHMLEELKRLHEEVGITFIYVTHDQEEALGVSDRIAVMQQGRLAQVGTPAELYERPQGRFVASFLGDASFLPGVVQSVEEGLHVVRVEGVGEFRLANTKTLPAGAPVDVSLRPERVSLSLERPKENGASTTFPATVTESTYLGSSAKVKAMAAGHRISIEVTYDEVGGALSGLAKGTPVWLEVRHADALLLEGEARAS from the coding sequence ATGAGCGGATTCCTGGTCTTCGACAACGTCCACAAACACTTCGGGACCACCCATGCGGTGGACGGCGTGACGCTCGAAATTGCGAAGGGAGAGACGTTTTCGCTGCTGGGGCCGAGCGGGTGTGGGAAGACGACGTTGCTGCGGCTGGCGGCGGGATTTGAGCGGCCCGATGAAGGGCGCATCCTGCTCGATGGTGAGGACATCACGCACCTGCCGCCGGAGCGCCGGCCGGTGAATACGGTGTTCCAAAACTACGCGCTCTTCCCGCATCTCAGCGTGTGGGAGAACGTGGCCTTCGGGCTGCGCATCGCGAAGCGCAGTCGTGCGGACATCGCCCGCGAGGTGGAGGCCATGCTCACGCTCACGCGACTGAATGAACACGCGAGGAAGCGGCCCGCGCAACTCAGCGGCGGGCAGAAGCAGCGCGTGGCCATCGCGCGGGCGCTGGTGAATCGACCGCGTGTCCTGCTGTTGGATGAACCACTCGCCGCGCTGGACCTGAAACTGCGCCAGCACATGCTGGAGGAGCTGAAGCGCCTGCATGAGGAGGTGGGCATCACCTTCATCTATGTCACGCATGATCAGGAGGAGGCGCTGGGCGTGAGTGATCGCATCGCCGTGATGCAACAGGGACGCCTCGCACAGGTGGGTACGCCTGCGGAGTTGTATGAGCGCCCGCAGGGCAGATTTGTGGCATCGTTCTTGGGAGATGCGAGCTTCCTGCCCGGTGTGGTGCAGTCCGTGGAAGAGGGCCTGCACGTGGTACGGGTGGAAGGTGTGGGGGAGTTTCGTTTGGCAAATACGAAGACGCTTCCCGCAGGTGCGCCGGTGGATGTGAGCCTGCGGCCCGAGCGTGTGAGCCTGAGCCTGGAGCGCCCGAAGGAGAATGGTGCCTCTACGACATTCCCCGCGACCGTGACCGAGAGCACGTATCTTGGCAGCTCTGCAAAGGTGAAGGCGATGGCGGCGGGTCATCGCATCAGCATCGAGGTCACGTATGATGAAGTGGGCGGTGCGCTCTCCGGTCTGGCGAAGGGCACGCCCGTGTGGCTGGAGGTGCGGCATGCAGATGCGTTGCTGCTGGAAGGGGAGGCGCGCGCGTCATGA
- a CDS encoding ABC transporter permease: MSKASAKSQSRAGELLLTLPSFGWMLVCFFIPALIVLYLSFKPADSLGGVGEGWTLDHWRAVGEEQYRPILWRTLWLSTATSCICVLLAVPCSLVLARLQGAWRHVLLLLVVIPFWTNFLIRIFAWKSLLHPEGFLSNLLRSAGLLGEDSQLLYNSGAVLLVMVYTQLPFAILPLYAAAEKFDFGLLEAARDLGASATRAIWSVFVPGVSRGIATAFLATFVCTLGMYVVPDIVGGTDTEMLGNRIAQRVRTDRNLPLAAALSGAMLGMVALMFLAQALVKRLFAAPEVDSGYLPKSQNAK, encoded by the coding sequence ATGAGCAAGGCTTCCGCCAAATCCCAAAGCAGGGCAGGGGAGCTTCTCCTCACGCTGCCGTCCTTCGGCTGGATGCTGGTGTGCTTTTTCATACCGGCGCTCATCGTGTTGTACCTCTCCTTCAAGCCGGCGGACTCGCTGGGCGGAGTGGGCGAAGGTTGGACGCTGGATCATTGGCGCGCGGTGGGAGAGGAGCAGTACCGGCCCATCCTGTGGCGCACACTGTGGCTCAGCACGGCGACCTCCTGCATCTGCGTGCTGCTTGCAGTGCCGTGCTCGCTGGTGCTCGCGCGACTGCAGGGCGCGTGGCGGCATGTGCTGCTGTTGCTGGTGGTCATCCCGTTCTGGACGAACTTCCTCATCCGCATCTTCGCGTGGAAATCGCTGCTGCATCCGGAAGGATTTCTCAGCAATCTACTTCGCTCCGCGGGACTCTTGGGTGAGGACTCACAACTCCTCTACAACAGCGGCGCGGTGCTGCTCGTGATGGTGTACACCCAGCTTCCCTTCGCCATTCTGCCACTCTATGCGGCGGCGGAGAAGTTTGATTTCGGCCTGCTGGAGGCCGCACGTGATCTCGGCGCGAGTGCCACGCGGGCCATCTGGTCCGTGTTTGTGCCGGGCGTGAGTCGCGGCATCGCCACGGCGTTCCTCGCGACCTTCGTCTGTACGTTGGGCATGTATGTCGTGCCTGACATCGTCGGTGGAACAGACACGGAAATGCTGGGCAATCGCATCGCCCAACGCGTACGCACAGATCGCAATCTGCCGCTGGCCGCCGCACTCTCGGGAGCGATGCTGGGCATGGTGGCGCTGATGTTCCTGGCGCAGGCGCTGGTGAAAAGGCTTTTCGCAGCGCCGGAGGTGGACAGCGGGTATCTCCCAAAAAGCCAGAATGCAAAAT